From Abiotrophia defectiva ATCC 49176:
AAAGCAATGTGGTGCCCTCCTGGCAAAAGAAGGCAGAGGAGAGATTGAACAAGGACTTTTAAAGAATTCCCTAAGAGTATATGAATTTTTTGTGAAGTTTTGTTTACAGCTATGAACTAATCTCGGTCTTAAGTATGATTTATTGTTAAATTTCAAAAAAAGTATAGTAATCAGGGGCTAGGGGTAGTATAATAGCAGAGTAGTAATCGTAGTGGTTATTGAAAAAAGGAGTGATTAGTTTGGTAACGTTATATACGACCCCAAGTTGTACTTCATGCCGTAAGGCCCGCGCCTGGTTGGAAGAACATCAAATTCCCTACACAGAACGTAATATCTTTTCGGAACCACTGTCTCTACAAGAAATTAAAGATATTTTACGTATGACAGAAGAAGGGACAGAAGATATCGTCTCAACCCGTTCCAAAGCATATTCAGACTTAAATATTGAAATTAGCGAAATATCCTTGAATGACTTTTATCGCATTGTGCAAGAGCAACCAGGTCTCTTGCGTCGTCCAATCATGATTGACGAGAAACGCCTGCAAATCGGCTTCAATGAAGATGAAATTCGTCGTTTCTTGCCACGCGAAGTGCGTGCCTTGGAATTGCGTAAGGTGCAAGCCTTAGTCAATGAGTAATGAATAGAGTCTAGGTGAGGCCGGAACCTTGTTTCTGCCTCGCCTTTCTTTTCCCTTAGGACAATACATTAGGATAGCGTCTTGGCCTAAAGTTTAGTATAATGAAGAAATAGAGGAGGTGTTACTATGGAAATGGAACGTATCAATGAGGATACAATCAAAGTCTTGATTATGCCGGAAGATCTGGAAGAACGAGGGATTAACTTCCTAGAACTGATTAGCAACCATGCCCGCATTGAGCAATTCTTCTACTCCATCCTGGAAGAGGTGGACGTGGAGAACCAATTCGCGGAATCTGATTCCGTCACTTTCCATGTCATCCCATCCGATCGAGGCCTCGAACTCTACATTAGCCGTAGCAGTGGTAATGGCCTAGAAGATTTGCTGGAAAACGAAGTCCTCAAACGTCTCTTGGACCGTCGTAAATCCGCCCTAAAAGATAAGCAACAAGCCCAGGATCAAGAAGATCTCAGCGTCAATGAGAAGCTAGAAGTCCTAGAAGGCTTGACCAAGGAGATTGAAGCCGAGATTGAACAGGCCCAGGATCAGGAAGAACCTGTAGGGCCCGAGATTGTCTGCTTCGATAGCTTGGATTATTTCCTCAAGTTGGCACGTCAACTACGGGACTTCCCAGTTGAAAATAGCCTCTATCGCTACAATGACGCCTACTATCTGGTCTTGAGCGATGTGATTGGTGATTATGAGCCAGACGGTCTCTACCAACAATTCCTCTTCATGTTGGAATTTGGGGAAGAAGCCACCGTCAAGGAAGCGATTCTGAAGGAACACGGGGAACTATTGCAAGCGGGAGATGCCTTGGAATTCTTCGCACAATTTTAAGATAGACTGCCGTCGACAGGATTTACCTGTGGACGGCTTTTTTGTGGTCGCTTACGGGCTATGGATATGTTAAAATAAGAGTAGAATGGCAACTGGACCAAAACTGTCCAGGCCTATCAAGAAAAAGGGGGAAAGAGCATGACTTCAGTCATCACCTTCGGGCAGGGGGCGCATCCAGCGCAACTTCGCCTTGATAAATTAAACCGTCACGGCATTATCGCCGGTGCGACAGGGACCGGTAAGACCGTGACCCTTAAGGTCTTGGCCGAATTGTTAAGCCAAGAAGGTATTCCAGTCGTCCTCTCTGATATCAAGGGGGACCTTATGTCCTTGGCTCAAGCCAACAATACCGATGTCAGCGAGCGCCTGGCTCAGACAGGTCGTGAGAACTATGAACCAAGTTCTTATCCTGTACAACTTTGGGATGTCAAAGGCGAGAACGGGACGCCTTTGCGTTTGACCGTCTCCGATATGGGGCCTGTCATGTTAACCCGTCTCTTGGGCCTCAATGAAACCCAAGAATCCATTCTCAACGTGGTCTTCGATGTGGCCGATAAGCAAGGTCTCTTGCTGATTGACCTCATGGACTTGCGGGCTATGCTTAACTATGTGGCCGCTCATGCTGGCGATTTAAGCCAACATTACGGTAACATTCCAGCACGTTCAGTTGGGGCGATTTTACGCTCTCTAGTTATTTTAGAGCAACAAGGGGCAGCCAAGTTCTTTGGTGAGCCAAGCTTGGAGATTGCCGACCTCATGCGCCAAGACAGCGATGGCCGTGGGATTGTCAACATCCTCAATGCGGAACAGCTCTTCAACCAACCAACCTTGTATGCGACTGTGCTCTTGGCCCTCTTGGCTGAGCTCTATGAGAACCTTCCGGAAGTCGGGGACTTGGATAAACCTAAGTTGGTCTTCTTCTTCGATGAAGCCCACGCCCTTTTCAAGGATGCGCCGGCTGTCTTATTAGAGAAGATTGAGCTTATTGTCCGCTTAGTACGGTCCAAAGGGGTCGGGGTTTATTTCATTACCCAAAACCCAACCGATATTCCAGACAAGGTAGCCAGCCAATTGGCTAACCGCATCCAGCATGGTTTGCGGGCCTTTACGCCTAAGGAACTCAAAACCGTTAAAACGGTAGCGGACACCTTCCGTCAAGAAGCCAACCAAGACCTAGCCAAGGTCATTCAAGAACTCAAGGTAGGGGAAGCCGTGGTGTCTACCCTGACGGAAGATGGGAGCCCTAGCCTGGCCGACCGGGTACTCATTTACCCACCGCAAAGTCTCTTAGGGACCATCGACCCAACCGTTAAGGCCAGCCTAATGAATAGCTCACCATTGGATGACAAGTATGGTGAAGCCATTGACCGTGAGAGTGCCCATGAAGTCATTCTCAAACAAACCCAAGAACAGGAAGCGGCCCTCCTAGCAGCCGCTCAGGCCGAAGAGGCAGCAGAAGTAGAAGAAGAGGAGGATGAAGACGTGGCAAAAACTAGCAAGAAATCAACTAGCACTGGTGGTCGCAAGACAGACAATCTCTTGGATCGTTTCATGAAGAACGTAGTCGGCCAAGTGGGTCGTGAAGTCGGCCGTGTGGTATCCCGCGGGATTACCGGTATGTTCAAGAAGTAAGACCTTGTCCCATTCCTAAGCCAGCCAATAAAGGAGTCGCTATCATGGAAACCTTATGTCTTGGTCGCCACTTAGCCGGAGCCAGTCGCATCGCCCTAGGTTGCATGCGCATGGCCTCCCATTCGCTACAAGAAGCCAGCCAGGTTCTGGAGACCGCCCGCCAGGTCGGCATTAATTTCTTCGATCATGCCGATATCTATGGCCGGGGCGAGTCGGAAGTCCGCTTTGCTCAAGCTGTCAAGGAACTAGGTATTCCGCGTGATCAGCTGCTAATCCAGTCCAAATGTGGGATTCGCCTGCCGGAAGGATATTTTGACTTTTCCAGCCAGCATATTTTGGATTCGGTAGACGGCATTCTCAAACGCCTCAAGACCGACTATCTGGATGTCTTGCTCCTACATCGGCCCGATGCCCTGATGGAGCCGGACCAGGTGGCAGCCGCCTTCGATCGCTTGCATGCAGCCGGTAAGGTGCGTTATTTCGGCGTCAGCAATCAGAATCCTTATCAAATAGAGCTACTTCAAGCCAGTCTAAGCCAGCCCCTCATTATTAATCAATTGCAGTTGGGGCCTGCCCACACGCCTATGATTGATGCTGGTCTCAATGTTAATATGCGAGAAGTCGCAGGCATTAACCGGGATGGGGGCATTCTGGATTATTGTCGCCTCAAGGGCATGACCATCCAACCATGGTCGCCCTTCCAGGTCGACTTGCATCAAGGCGTCTTCATGACCCATCCTGACTATCAGCTCTTGACAGAAACCTTAAGTCAGGGCGCTAAGCAACATGGTGTGGCCTTCGAAGCCATGGTCATTGCCTGGCTCTTGCGCCATCCGGCAGGCTTCCAACCGATTGTGGGGACCATGAGCCCAAAACGGATTGAAGCGCTGGCCCAGGCTGAACGTGTGCAAATGACTCGCCAAGAATGGTATGACATCTACAAGAGTGCAGGCAATCGCCTCCCTTAATCAAGTGTGAAGGAGACAAGAATCAATGAAATTAATCGCCATTGATATGGACGGTACCCTCTTAAGAGGGGACAAGTCCTTTGATTTGGATCGCTTCGAGCGGGCAGTTCATGCCCTTAAGGAAGCCGGAACCCGTGTCTGTATTGCTTCAGGCAATAGCTATCCTAAGTTACGTGGCTATTTTGATGACCAATTACGTCAGGAACTGCTCTTTGCCTCGACTAACGGTAACGCCATTATGGTAGAAGAGCAAGGCCTTCATTATAGCGCCTTGGACTATGACACGACCGAAGCCATTATTGACTTCCTCAATGAGTTCTCAGATTTCTTCTGTCTGGTCATGACCGACCGTGGCTCCTATGCCGTGACCCAAGATCAGGATGCCTTGGATCATTTCCGTCTCTACCATCCGCATATTGATCATTTGGTTAATTTCCGTGACCTCAATCCAGAAGAAGCCATTCTTCAACTATCGGTCATGAGTAAGCGTAGTGTAGCTGACAATAAGGTCATGACGCGGATTCTCAATGAACGTTTCCCAGAGGGGCATGCGGTGACCAGTGGTGGTCGCTGGATTGATGTCTTCAGTCCCCAAGGGGGCAAGGGCAAGGCCATCCGCTACCTGCAAGACTATTTGCAGACGGATGCCAGCCAGACCATGGCCTTCGGTGATAGCCTCAATGACCAGACCATGATGGAAGTGGTCGATTATAGCCTAGCCATGGGCAACGCCGATCCAGATTTATTGGCTATCTGCCGTTATCAAATTGGCGATAATGAATCGCAAGCAGTGATTGATATCCTGGAAGCCCTAGTGGCCGACCCAAGTGCGACCTTCCTGGCCCAATATCGTCGCTAAGTAAAGGAGCAAGACCGTGTCCAAAAAGCCAAGCAAAAGAAAGCAAAAAGCCCACAAGGAGCAAGCCCAAGATGACTTGGTGCAGGTTGACGCCTTTATGATTCCGGCGCCCTTTGCCGCCATGTATCAAGTCTTACGGGAAGCCGTGGCCGAGGATCTGTTGGCTCTATTGAGTCAGGAATTCGCCCGGGTGGCTCGGGTCTCGGACAATGAGGAAGAAGGGGAGGCAGTGGTCGCCTATGATGCGGCCGACGTCGAACAGCTACGGATTTACCTCAATCCTAGCAATATTTCTCAGGCCCAGAAGGCGCGGGACAAGCATCAACTGGATAAATTTGTGGACCATCTCCGCCAGACGGAGGGGTAATATAGAAAGGGTGGGAAAAGAATTTCCCACCCTTTTTATCTGTGTCCAGAGGCGTGTGAGCCCATACCCACTTGAACCAAAAGGCGGGCTTGAGGTGGGACCGGCTGCAGCCAGCCCATGGCTGTCTTCCGCCTTGCTACGCTATCGAAGGGCTAAGTCACTGTCGTTCCAAGCCCTTCAGATACGCGTCACATCCTGAACACCACAAGCCCGCTTTTGGCCGCGAGGCAAGGCTCCCACTGGACTACGAAAGGAGATAGAGACAAGGTTGAAGGTATCCAAAGGCGTGTGAGCCAAGCCCCACTCGAGCCAAAAGACGATGCTTGAGGTGGGACCGGCTACAGCCAGCCCATGGCTGTCTTCCGCCTTGCGTCGCTATCGAAGGGCTAAGTCACTGCGTTCCCAGCCCCTCTGATACGCGCCACATCCTGGACACCGCAAGCCCCACTTTTGGCCATGGGTCTGGGCTCCCACTGGGCTGTCAAAAAGCATAGAAAAAGTGGATGAAAACACTTTCTGGATGTATAATGAGTGTGTAGATAGGATTTGGATGACGATGTCTTCGAGAAGGGAGGGTTAGGGTAATGTCGTCATCAAGCATGCAAGATATAAAGGAGCAATGTAATATGAAACGTTTTGTTTTGACCCCACTCACTTTCTTGTTTCTACTGCTCTTTTGTCTTTCGACTTCAAACGTTCAAGCCAACCAATCAGTAGGTGATGACCTATGTTGCTGTCCTAAGAAGCCACATGAATCTTGGTGTGAAGAATATGCTGTAGAGTGGTACAAGGGAGCAGATCCAAATGATGTTCGGCCGATTGAAGAAGATTTGACAGCCTATATTCCTGATAAGAAGGATAAAAAACGAGACGCATTTCCAACCTCTATTGTGGTAGAAGAGATTCGATTCTTTAGTTCTCAGCCACCTCAAACCATTTACTATAATAAAAATCACTACTATGGTTATATCCCTTTGGTTAAAATATGGCAACTGGGCCCAATTTACTACGCTATATATAAGGGGACGGTTATTTTACAAGGTCCAGGAGCAAACAATTGAGTTAGAAAATGAGATTTCACCCTTTTATGCAAAGCACCCCATAAGTTGGACTTTTAATGTCTAACTTATGGGGTGCTTTTCAAGAGGCATACAACTTAGCTTTCTTCATTTTGCCCATAGTCCAGTGTGAGACTAGCCCCACGTCCAAAAGCGGGCTTGTGGTGCAAGAGGATGCCTCGCGTATCAGAAGGGCTTGGAACGTTAGTGACCTAGCCCTTCAATAGCGAGGCAAGGCGCAAGACAGCCGCAGGCTGGCTGCAGCCGATCCCACCACAAGCCCCGTCTTTTGGTCAGAGTGGGGCTGGCCTCACACGGTTTAGGGTATAGAAAAAAGGTGGGGAAACTCCCACCCTTTACTTATCTTATAATCCTTGTCGCTCCTGACTAGCACGGATAGCATGGCCGTAGATGCGGCCTAGTTCTTGGCCGATGACCGATAGGTCACGTTGGACCGCCACGGGATAGGCTGCCTGGGTCAAATCAGGTAGCTCTTGGGCTTGGTTAGCCCGAATCAGACGCTCGAAGTCATCGACATCCTTAGCCTTATAGACGTTGACCTGGTCGGTTAGCCAGTCATCGAAGACCGGAATGTCTCGAATGATGAATTTGGCATGGGCGGCACAGGCCTCGACGGCCGGAATACCCTCGGTTTCTTCCAAGGTAGGGAAGAGGTAGAGGTCGCTGCCCTGCATGGCCTGAATAATCTCCTGATTGTCGACATAACCGGCAAAGGTCAGGTTGGCTGGTGGATTAGAGACGGCAGCCCGAATAGCAGACGGCACCAGGTTCAAGTCCGTATAGCCAAACCAGATGAAGCGGATATGGGGCAGGCGCTTAGCCAACTCCACAAAATCTAGAATGCCCTTGCGCTCTAGGTAGAGGCCAATCCCAATGCAGACGAAGTCTTGCTCGGTCAGTCCGTAACGAGCCCGGAAGAGCTCCCGCGCCTGAGGCTGAGGGGCGAATTTCTCTAGCTCGATACCGTTAGACAGGACGAAGATTTCCCGCCCCATATTATAAGAATCGAGTAGACGCTTGGAGTAGGGCGTAGGTGTAATGAGGACATCGCCCTGCTGATAGCAAGTCATGAGCCAACGCTTGAAGATAGGCGCTAGCTGATTAGAGAAGCGGAAGGAATTACGGAAGTCCTCCATGGTCGAATGTGCATGGTAGACGACCGGAATGCCTTGCTTGCGACATTTGCGGGCAAAGAGCATGGATTGGGGGAAGTAGGTATTGATATGTAATAAATCGAAGGAGTCCTTGGGATCGGTGGTGTAGTCAATCCCGGCATGTTCCAAGGCCTTCATTTGATGTTTAATTGATTTACCAAGGCCAGATTTGGCGATCTTGTCGAGATGTTGACTGTAGAGTAGGACTTTCACCCCGAAACCTCCTTTAAAATGCGATTGCTTTCCTTAAGTGTATAGTAATAGAAGCTAGAGTGCAAGCTTGGCCGAGAGAATCCTAGGGACATTTGAAAAAAATAAACCATAAATAACGCTTTCATCTTAAAAATATCTTGCACTATGGTTCGGAAGGTGTATACTTATTATTATAATTCTATTAATAGGAGTGAGAAAAATGAAAAAATCGTTAAAATTCTTGGCATTAGCCTTCGTTGCATTCATGATGGTAGCGTGTGGCGCCAAGAAGCAAGACACTCAACCCCTATTGATCGGGATGGAAGCGGGCTATCCGCCTTATAACTGGACACAGTCCACCAACGCTAACGGTGCTGTACCTATTAAGGACTCCAAGGAATTCGCCAATGGTTACGACGTGCAAATCGCGCGTAAGATTGGGGAAAAATTAGGCCGCGAAGTCCAAGTGGTCAAGACGGAGTGGGATGGGCTCTTACCAGCTGTCCAATCGGACAAGATAGATATGATTATTGCCGGCATGTCGCCAACTGCGGAACGTGCTAAGGAGATTGACTTCTCCGAGTCTTACTATGACTCACGTTTCGTCATGGTGGTCCGCAAGGATTCACCATACGCGCAAGCGAAGACGCTAGACGACTTTGCGGGTGCTAAGGTGTCAGGTCAACAAGGGACCCTGCACTATGACTTGTTGAAACAACTCAAGGACGCTCAGGTTGAGCAGGCACAGGATTCTTTCCCTGTCTTGCGAGTGGCCTTAGAAGCGGGCAAGTTAGATGCCTACATCTCAGAATATCCAGAAGCTGTCTCTGCGGCAGCCGCTAACCCTCTATTCACCTACGTAGAACTTAATCCAAGCTTCCAAGTGGCGCCAGAAGATCGCAAGGTCTCTATCGGGGTCAAGAAGGGAAGCCCACTTATGAGCCAAATTAATGAGGCCATTGCGGAAATTACAGATCAGCAACGCAAGGACTTCATGGACCAGGCCATTAAGAACCAGCCAGCGGCTGACGGTCAAGAAACCAGCACTGAGGCAGCGGCCACAGAAGATTATAACTTCTTTGCTCGT
This genomic window contains:
- a CDS encoding helicase HerA-like domain-containing protein — protein: MTSVITFGQGAHPAQLRLDKLNRHGIIAGATGTGKTVTLKVLAELLSQEGIPVVLSDIKGDLMSLAQANNTDVSERLAQTGRENYEPSSYPVQLWDVKGENGTPLRLTVSDMGPVMLTRLLGLNETQESILNVVFDVADKQGLLLIDLMDLRAMLNYVAAHAGDLSQHYGNIPARSVGAILRSLVILEQQGAAKFFGEPSLEIADLMRQDSDGRGIVNILNAEQLFNQPTLYATVLLALLAELYENLPEVGDLDKPKLVFFFDEAHALFKDAPAVLLEKIELIVRLVRSKGVGVYFITQNPTDIPDKVASQLANRIQHGLRAFTPKELKTVKTVADTFRQEANQDLAKVIQELKVGEAVVSTLTEDGSPSLADRVLIYPPQSLLGTIDPTVKASLMNSSPLDDKYGEAIDRESAHEVILKQTQEQEAALLAAAQAEEAAEVEEEEDEDVAKTSKKSTSTGGRKTDNLLDRFMKNVVGQVGREVGRVVSRGITGMFKK
- a CDS encoding glycosyltransferase translates to MKVLLYSQHLDKIAKSGLGKSIKHQMKALEHAGIDYTTDPKDSFDLLHINTYFPQSMLFARKCRKQGIPVVYHAHSTMEDFRNSFRFSNQLAPIFKRWLMTCYQQGDVLITPTPYSKRLLDSYNMGREIFVLSNGIELEKFAPQPQARELFRARYGLTEQDFVCIGIGLYLERKGILDFVELAKRLPHIRFIWFGYTDLNLVPSAIRAAVSNPPANLTFAGYVDNQEIIQAMQGSDLYLFPTLEETEGIPAVEACAAHAKFIIRDIPVFDDWLTDQVNVYKAKDVDDFERLIRANQAQELPDLTQAAYPVAVQRDLSVIGQELGRIYGHAIRASQERQGL
- a CDS encoding adaptor protein MecA — its product is MEMERINEDTIKVLIMPEDLEERGINFLELISNHARIEQFFYSILEEVDVENQFAESDSVTFHVIPSDRGLELYISRSSGNGLEDLLENEVLKRLLDRRKSALKDKQQAQDQEDLSVNEKLEVLEGLTKEIEAEIEQAQDQEEPVGPEIVCFDSLDYFLKLARQLRDFPVENSLYRYNDAYYLVLSDVIGDYEPDGLYQQFLFMLEFGEEATVKEAILKEHGELLQAGDALEFFAQF
- a CDS encoding ABC transporter substrate-binding protein/permease: MKKSLKFLALAFVAFMMVACGAKKQDTQPLLIGMEAGYPPYNWTQSTNANGAVPIKDSKEFANGYDVQIARKIGEKLGREVQVVKTEWDGLLPAVQSDKIDMIIAGMSPTAERAKEIDFSESYYDSRFVMVVRKDSPYAQAKTLDDFAGAKVSGQQGTLHYDLLKQLKDAQVEQAQDSFPVLRVALEAGKLDAYISEYPEAVSAAAANPLFTYVELNPSFQVAPEDRKVSIGVKKGSPLMSQINEAIAEITDQQRKDFMDQAIKNQPAADGQETSTEAAATEDYNFFARTWEIATQNWRQYLAGTGMTLWVSLTGTLIGLLIGLAVGIIRTIPKSKSQIHNGVLKVANLLLNAYIAIFRGTPMIVQAMIFYYGTDLLWGWKLTPMSAAFLVVSINTGAYIAEVVRGGIYAIDKGQFEAARAIGMNHWQTMKEVVMPQVFRTILPSVGNEFVINVKDTSVLNVISVSELYFTTKTIAGNNFRYFETFFVTAVIYFILTFTITSLLRAIEKRIDGRPSDQLAAGNQQQVAVLKEEA
- the spxA gene encoding transcriptional regulator SpxA, with the translated sequence MVTLYTTPSCTSCRKARAWLEEHQIPYTERNIFSEPLSLQEIKDILRMTEEGTEDIVSTRSKAYSDLNIEISEISLNDFYRIVQEQPGLLRRPIMIDEKRLQIGFNEDEIRRFLPREVRALELRKVQALVNE
- a CDS encoding aldo/keto reductase yields the protein METLCLGRHLAGASRIALGCMRMASHSLQEASQVLETARQVGINFFDHADIYGRGESEVRFAQAVKELGIPRDQLLIQSKCGIRLPEGYFDFSSQHILDSVDGILKRLKTDYLDVLLLHRPDALMEPDQVAAAFDRLHAAGKVRYFGVSNQNPYQIELLQASLSQPLIINQLQLGPAHTPMIDAGLNVNMREVAGINRDGGILDYCRLKGMTIQPWSPFQVDLHQGVFMTHPDYQLLTETLSQGAKQHGVAFEAMVIAWLLRHPAGFQPIVGTMSPKRIEALAQAERVQMTRQEWYDIYKSAGNRLP
- a CDS encoding Cof-type HAD-IIB family hydrolase — encoded protein: MKLIAIDMDGTLLRGDKSFDLDRFERAVHALKEAGTRVCIASGNSYPKLRGYFDDQLRQELLFASTNGNAIMVEEQGLHYSALDYDTTEAIIDFLNEFSDFFCLVMTDRGSYAVTQDQDALDHFRLYHPHIDHLVNFRDLNPEEAILQLSVMSKRSVADNKVMTRILNERFPEGHAVTSGGRWIDVFSPQGGKGKAIRYLQDYLQTDASQTMAFGDSLNDQTMMEVVDYSLAMGNADPDLLAICRYQIGDNESQAVIDILEALVADPSATFLAQYRR